A portion of the Acanthopagrus latus isolate v.2019 chromosome 21, fAcaLat1.1, whole genome shotgun sequence genome contains these proteins:
- the LOC119011155 gene encoding zinc finger E-box-binding homeobox 1-like isoform X3 encodes MSTCAVTNFNNGLEASSDSDDEDKLHIVEEDSLQEPEAANAEGTMAKDSHDAATTVLPHNGSMNGVKEECVSEEEEEEEEVKDTLVEEILQQGDTAIIYPEAPEDEQSPAETGGADENGTPDSFSQLHTCPYCSRGYKRNASLKEHIKYRHETSEDNYSCSHCSYTFTYRSQLERHMSHHRGSRDQRHVSQSTGGLGGTGGTRKFKCTECSKAFKYKHHLKEHLRIHSGEKPYECSNCKKRFSHSGSYSSHISSKKCVGAAPPNGIPRIKSPPPTTQTSPVVIAPARGILKEKTESKPLQEQLPVTQIKSEPVEYECKTMAAAPATSAGTNGVVNGGTAQPAVVPAATLPQGVAMVVPTVGLMSPISINLNDLQNVLKVAMDGNVLRQVLGTANGVVAQGKQGIVVQQPQQQIISLPAFVDHDGTTKIIINYSISPAAATTATTQPASLVAKNNPPPTVTTAAAPTPSKTDKSPTPEVTDLSIVKTEPESVPIMETEAGTQPEMKTDKTDTHTAPMPKVSSISTCLLCDDCPDNLEALHLLQHRKAANGEAVDSAALDPSFAALLSEAGVTLEEPPVDDLVSLLKTYFTSNANPSEKELSKISESVSIPVDVIRKWFAKMNSGKNVGHNKTIAVSKKTVTTNPASEDASNLNGETEEDSGHETSNKASSESGSASPSDSSPLSLNTGDLVIIKREPEDPEDPEDPDSQAEPLDLSLPKQIAAALETKTATPSTKQQEQPLNLTCLRKEQLGGRTIYVTTPQTGRAVNIVTAAQLPTLVAIAGQSTVNCLGTINTATKRTILIPQLTYTYATQAGNAAGAKTVVLNGHKQKKPDSSSESVSTVEEQNDSDAASLMKKRRLENGVYPCDLCSKVFQKGSSLLRHKYEHTGKRPHECNICKKAFKHKHHLIEHSRLHSGEKPYQCDKCGKRFSHSGSYSQHMNHRYSYCKKDGPNPGPGSGSGPRRAQSELSSPSAGPQSDSRTTTPPSQLDSDERESEEDDDDEAICMDDIRVVQVDDGECEIYEGNFDDTDDEDGEDMVEEEMTQEEEADKEKEDGEFACDVMEIELGDDHIVDEEMEEKEEEASADTEEMADCEADTDKSNREESESAEPTEEDSAEPTEEDSAEPTEEDSAEPTEEDSAEPKGEDSAEPTEEDSAEPTEEDSAEPKGEDSAEPLEEDSAEPKGEDSAEPLEEDSAEPKGEDSTKPTEEDSAEPTEEDSAEPLEEDSAEPKGEDSAEPLEEDSAEPKGEDSTKPTEEDSAEPTEEDSAEPTEEDSAEPKGEDSAEPTEEDSAEPKGEDNVEPTEEDSAEPTEEVVTNAK; translated from the exons tgacAAACTTCAACAATGGCTTGGAGGCCAGTTCAGACTCGGATGACGAGGACAAGCTACACATTGTGGAGGAGGACAGCCTGCAGGAGCCCGAGGCCGCCAACGCAGAGGGGACTATGGCGAAGGACAGCCATGATGCCGCCACGACAGTATTACCCCACAATGGCTCCATGAATGGAG tgaaagaagagtgtgtgtcagaagaggaggaagaggaggaggaggtgaaggatACACTGGTGGAGGAGATTCTCCAGCAGGGAGACACAGCCATCATCTATCCTGAAGCTCCTGAGGATGAGCAAAGTCCAGCAGAGACAGGAGGCGCTGACGAAAACG GCACACCAGATTCCTTCTCCCAGCTGCACACTTGCCCCTACTGCTCCCGGGGATACAAGCGAAACGCCTCGCTGAAGGAGCACATCAAGTATCGGCACGAGACCAGCGAGGACAACTACAGTTGCTCGCACTGCAGCTACACCTTCACCTACCGCTCGCAGCTTGAGAGGCACATGAGCCACCACAGGGGCTCCAGGGACCAG CGTCACGTTTCCCAGTCGACAGGAGGATTAGGAGGAACAGGTGGAACCCGCAAGTTCAAGTGTACCGAATGTTCCAAGGCCTTCAAATACAAGCACCACCTGAAGGAACACCTGCGCATTCACAGCG GTGAGAAACCGTACGAATGCTCAAACTGCAAGAAGCGATTCTCCCACTCAGGTTCCTACAGCTCCCACATCAGCAGTAAGAAGTGTGTGGGTGCAGCACCCCCTAACGGCATCCCTCGAATCAaatcccccccacccaccacgCAGACCTCACCGGTCGTAATTGCTCCGGCCCGTGGGATTCTTAAAGAGAAAACTGAAAGCAAACCCCTCCAGGAGCAGCTCCCCGTCACCCAGATCAAATCAGAACCTGTGGAATACGAGTGCAAGACGATGGCGGCAGCACCAGCAACTTCAGCCGGTACCAATGGAGTGGTGAACGGAGGGACAGCGCAGCCAGCTGTGGTTCCTGCTGCAACCCTGCCTCAGGGCGTGGCTATGGTCGTACCGACAGTCGGACTCATGTCACCTATAAGCATCAATCTGAATGACTTGCAAAATGTGCTCAAAGTGGCGATGGACGGAAACGTGCTCAGGCAGGTGCTAGGTACGGCTAACGGGGTGGTGGCGCAGGGGAAGCAGGGAATCGTAGTCCAGCAGCCCCAGCAGCAGATCATCAGCCTGCCGGCTTTTGTGGATCACGACGGTACCACAAAGATCATCATCAACTACAGCATCAGCCCTGCAGCCGCCACCACTGCCACTACCCAGCCTGCATCGCTTGTTGCCAAAAACAACCCCCCTCCCACTGTCACCACTGCTGCAGCCCCCACCCCctccaaaacagacaaatcccCAACCCCAGAGGTGACAGACCTCTCCATCGTAAAGACAGAGCCAGAGTCAGTGCCCATCATGGAGACGGAGGCGGGCACACAGCCAGAAATGAAAACTGATaagacagacactcacacagctCCAATGCCAAAAGTCAGCAGCATTAGTACATGTTTACTATGCGACGACTGTCCCGACAACCTGGAGGCGCTACACCTCCTCCAGCACCGCAAAGCAGCCAACGGGGAGGCTGTCGACTCTGCAGCTTTGGACCCCTCGTTCGCCGCTCTGCTGAGCGAAGCGGGCGTGACGCTGGAGGAGCCGCCAGTGGACGACCTCGTCTCGCTCCTCAAGACCTACTTCACCTCCAATGCCAACCCCAGCGAAAAGGAGCTGTCCAAGATATCTGAGTCTGTCAGTATTCCCGTGGATGTGATCAGAAAATGGTTCGCCAAGATGAACTCTGGGAAAAACGTGGGCCACAATAAAACTATAGCGGTTTCCAAAAAGACTGTGACCACAAATCCCGCCTCAGAGGATGCCTCAAATCTGaacggagagacagaggaagacagtgGCCACGAAACCTCCAACAAAGCCTCATCAGAATCTGGCAGCGCTTCTCCCTCAGACTCTTCACCACTAAGCCTCAACACCGGGGACCTCGTCATCATCAAGAGGGAGCCGGAGGACCCGGAGGACCCGGAGGACCCGGACTCCCAGGCAGAGCCACTCGATCTCTCCCTTCCTAAACAAATCGCAGCAGCATTGGAAACTAAAACAGCGACACCCTCCACAAAGCAGCAGGAACAGCCCCTGAACCTGACCTGCCTGAGGAAGGAGCAGCTGGGGGGTCGAACCATCTACGTCACCACACCACAGACGGGAAGAGCGGTCAACATCGTGACTGCCGCACAGTTGCCCACGTTAGTGGCCATCGCCGGTCAGAGCACGGTGAACTGTCTCGGCACCATCAATACCGCGACAAAACGCACCATCCTCATCCCCCAGCTCACCTACACCTATGCCACCCAGGCCGGCAACGCTGCTGGAGCAAAGACTGTTGTACTCAACGGCCATAAG CAGAAGAAGCCGGACAGCAGCTCTGAAAGTGTTTCCACGGTGGAGGAGCAGAATGATTCAGATGCAGCCTCACTGATGAAGAAGCGACGGCTGGAAAATGGCGTGTACCCCTGTGATCTCTGCTCCAAAGTCTTCCAGAAGGGCAGCTCCCTGCTCAGGcacaaatatgaacacacaG GAAAACGGCCCCACGAGTGCAACATCTGTAAGAAGgccttcaaacacaaacaccacctGATCGAACACTCAAGGCTGCACTCCGGTGAGAAACCCTACCAGTGTGATAAATGCGGGAAGCGTTTCTCTCACTCTGGCTCGTACTCCCAGCACATGAACCACCGCTACTCCTACTGCAAGAAGGACGGGCCAAACCCTGGACCCGGCTCAGGTTCAGGGCCACGCAGGGCTCAGTCGGAGCTCAGCAGCCCCAGCGCCGGACCGCAGTCGGACAGTCGGACCACGACGCCGCCCTCCCAACTGGACTCagatgagagggagagcgaggaggacGACGACGACGAGGCCATTTGTATGGATGACATCCGTGTTGTGCAGGTGGACGACGGAGAGTGCGAGATATACGAGGGAAACTTCGATGACACCGACGATGAGGACGGAGAGGACATGGTTGAGGAAGAGatgacacaagaggaagaggcGGATAAAGAGAAGGAGGACGGGGAGTTTGCTTGTGATGTGATGGAGATCGAGTTGGGCGACGATCACATAGTGGAcgaagagatggaggaaaaggaggaagaggcaaGTGCAGATACAGAGGAAATGGCAGACTGTGAAGCAGATACGGACAAAAGCAACAGGGAGGAATCAGAAAGTGCTGaacccacagaggaggacagtgctgaacccacagaggaggacagtgctgaacccacagaggaggacagtgctgaacccacagaggaggacagtgcTGAACCCAAAGGGGAGGACAGTGCTGaacccacagaggaggacagtgctgaacccacagaggaggacagtgcTGAACCCAAAGGGGAGGACAGTGCTGAACCCTTAGAGGAGGACAGTGCTGAACCCAAAGGGGAGGACAGTGCTGAACCCTTAGAGGAGGACAGTGCCGAACCCAAAGGGGAGGACAGCACCAaacccacagaggaggacagtgccgaacccacagaggaggacagtgcCGAACCCTTAGAGGAGGACAGTGCTGAACCCAAAGGGGAGGACAGTGCTGAACCCTTAGAGGAGGACAGTGCCGAACCCAAAGGGGAGGACAGCACCAaacccacagaggaggacagtgccgaacccacagaggaggacagtgctgaacccacagaggaggacagtgcTGAACCCAAAGGGGAGGACAGTGCTGaacccacagaggaggacagtgcTGAACCCAAAGGCGAGGACAATGTAGaacccacagaggaggacagcGCCGAACCCACAGAGGAAGTGGTGACAAAcgccaaataa